A DNA window from Thermoanaerobaculales bacterium contains the following coding sequences:
- a CDS encoding DNA topoisomerase IV subunit B, whose protein sequence is MARAKKAYDEASIQTLDALEHIRLRTGMYIGRVGDGSNPADGIYVMLKEVLDNSIDEFIMGHGRRIEIKRYGPELSVRDFGRGIPLGKVVDCVSKINTGGKYNNEVFQFSVGLNGIGNKAVNALSSEFEVISYRGGKLKRALFVRGRKKKEADGSDPKAPDGTFVRFIPDPEIFRDYEWREEHIADRLRYYAFLNSGLTLAYNGEKFSSRDGLADLLTHEIGSEPTAYDVVHHREDRLEFAFTHTHTYGETYFSFVNGQYTNDGGTHQSAFREGLLKGVNEFARNSFAGEDVRDGLIGAVAIKLQDPVFESQTKNKLGSTEVRSWIVNAVRDQVVLWLHKNPEGAEQLLAKVKSNERVRKELSAIKKEARERAKKVAIRIPKLIDCKIHLNDPKGKRRDDTTIFLTEGDSAGGAMIQARDVLTQAIYSLKGKPLNTHGLGREAVYKNEELYNIMRALGIEDSLDGLRYNRVVIATDADVDGMHIRNLLLTYFLRYFEELVLKRHVFILETPLYRVRNRSETVYCYSEAERDAAAARLRNPEITRFKGLGEISPGEFKQFIATDDRLVPVIVGSMGAVAKALDFYMGKNTPARKDYIIQNLIADIA, encoded by the coding sequence ATGGCGCGCGCGAAGAAGGCCTACGACGAGGCGTCGATCCAGACCCTGGACGCGCTCGAGCACATCCGGCTTCGCACCGGCATGTACATCGGCCGCGTCGGCGACGGCTCCAACCCGGCCGACGGCATCTACGTGATGCTCAAGGAGGTCCTCGACAACTCGATCGACGAGTTCATCATGGGCCACGGCCGCCGGATCGAGATCAAGCGCTACGGGCCCGAGCTGTCGGTTCGGGACTTCGGCCGCGGCATCCCCCTCGGCAAGGTCGTCGACTGCGTGTCCAAGATCAACACCGGCGGCAAGTACAACAACGAGGTCTTCCAGTTCTCGGTCGGGCTCAACGGCATCGGCAACAAGGCGGTCAACGCGCTGTCGTCGGAGTTCGAGGTGATCTCCTACCGCGGCGGCAAGCTCAAGCGGGCCCTGTTCGTCCGCGGCAGGAAGAAGAAGGAGGCCGACGGCTCCGACCCCAAGGCCCCGGACGGCACCTTCGTGCGGTTCATCCCGGACCCCGAGATCTTCCGCGACTACGAGTGGCGCGAGGAGCACATCGCGGACCGGCTGCGCTACTACGCGTTCCTCAACAGCGGCCTGACGCTGGCCTACAACGGCGAGAAGTTCTCGAGCCGCGACGGGCTGGCCGACCTGCTCACGCACGAGATCGGCTCCGAGCCGACCGCCTACGACGTCGTCCACCACCGCGAGGACCGGCTCGAGTTCGCCTTCACCCACACCCACACCTACGGCGAGACCTACTTCAGCTTCGTCAACGGCCAGTACACCAACGACGGCGGCACCCACCAGAGCGCGTTCCGCGAGGGCCTGCTCAAGGGCGTGAACGAGTTCGCCCGCAACAGCTTCGCCGGCGAGGACGTCCGCGACGGCCTGATCGGCGCGGTCGCGATCAAGCTCCAGGACCCGGTGTTCGAGTCGCAGACCAAGAACAAGCTCGGCTCGACCGAGGTCCGGTCGTGGATCGTCAACGCGGTCCGCGACCAGGTCGTGCTGTGGCTGCACAAGAACCCGGAAGGTGCGGAGCAGCTGCTCGCCAAGGTCAAGAGCAACGAGCGGGTGCGCAAGGAGCTGTCGGCGATCAAGAAGGAGGCGCGGGAGCGGGCCAAGAAGGTCGCGATCCGGATCCCCAAGCTGATCGACTGCAAGATCCACCTCAACGACCCCAAGGGCAAGCGGCGCGACGACACCACAATCTTCCTCACCGAGGGCGACTCCGCGGGCGGCGCGATGATCCAGGCGCGCGACGTCCTCACCCAGGCCATCTACTCGCTCAAGGGCAAGCCCCTCAACACCCACGGCCTCGGCCGCGAGGCGGTGTACAAGAACGAGGAGCTCTACAACATCATGCGCGCGCTCGGCATCGAGGACTCCCTCGACGGCCTGCGCTACAACCGGGTGGTGATCGCGACCGACGCCGACGTCGACGGCATGCACATCCGCAACCTGCTCCTCACCTACTTCCTGCGCTACTTCGAGGAGCTGGTCCTCAAGCGGCACGTGTTTATCCTGGAGACGCCGCTCTATCGCGTCCGCAACCGCTCGGAGACGGTCTACTGCTACTCCGAGGCCGAGCGCGACGCGGCGGCGGCCCGGCTGCGCAACCCCGAGATCACCCGCTTCAAGGGCCTCGGCGAGATCTCACCCGGCGAGTTCAAGCAGTTCATCGCCACCGACGACCGGCTGGTGCCGGTGATCGTCGGCTCGATGGGCGCGGTCGCCAAGGCGCTCGACTTCTACATGGGCAAGAACACCCCGGCGCGCAAGGACTACATCATCCAGAACCTGATCGCGGACATCGCATGA
- a CDS encoding S8 family serine peptidase — MRKRSACRLAAGLLAVVWLAVLVAQPALAAGKPKVKVGSLDDLPRFVYPIEGTASKLLISDDFPAFAARVRKDVEQVLAAYDIEDPSTLQGLYGVMQRLEFLDGDYDAALRWLEKSRALESKEASRLTAGLIDRAWVAAHREAPGEGFAAAFSRQLEALASALPWPVVQDNIEQAKGRAEFISRNLLIGSVQSEIDPVVAQTGSLTEDMARTLISMRYTMEMFLPVRDQVVAVYQKLIDANRVEKPDIWAARSVTLTPEMKAHEVVIGIWDSGVDASVFPGSLWVNAGETFDGADNDGNGYVDDVNGIGYDLDGFPTPELLHPAGDMAGKTETAMGYMKGYMDLGSSIDSPEASVLKKHLSSIAPDQVKGFMESLQYAALYMHGTHVAGIAIEGNPYARVLINRYTFDYHIPRAILTVEIAERHARSFQESVDYFKKPGVRVVNMSWGWTLKEVEGVLESNGVTDPEERAVRTRAIFGALKKGLHDALASAPEILFITAAGNDDNDVEFDEVIPSSFDLPNLITVAAVDQAGDPTSFTSTGRNVVIYANGFEVESVVPGGGRMKASGTSMASPNALNLAAKLFALDPGLTPAQVVELMKQGATPREGDASFLLIHPQQSVELLKKRAAAAG, encoded by the coding sequence ATGAGGAAACGATCAGCATGTCGCCTTGCAGCGGGGCTTCTGGCGGTGGTTTGGCTGGCCGTGCTCGTTGCGCAGCCGGCCCTGGCCGCGGGCAAGCCCAAGGTCAAGGTCGGGTCGCTCGACGACCTGCCGCGCTTCGTCTACCCGATCGAGGGAACGGCGTCGAAGCTGCTCATCTCCGACGATTTTCCGGCGTTCGCCGCCCGGGTGCGCAAGGACGTGGAGCAGGTGCTCGCCGCCTACGATATCGAGGACCCGAGCACGCTGCAGGGCCTGTACGGCGTGATGCAGCGCCTCGAGTTCCTGGACGGGGACTACGATGCGGCGCTGCGCTGGCTCGAGAAGAGCCGCGCGCTCGAGAGCAAGGAGGCGAGCCGCCTCACCGCCGGTCTCATCGACCGGGCCTGGGTCGCGGCCCACCGCGAGGCGCCGGGCGAGGGCTTCGCCGCTGCGTTCTCGAGGCAGCTCGAGGCGCTGGCCTCGGCGCTGCCGTGGCCGGTGGTGCAGGACAACATCGAGCAGGCCAAGGGCCGCGCCGAGTTCATCAGCCGCAACCTGCTGATCGGCAGCGTGCAGAGCGAGATCGACCCGGTGGTGGCGCAGACCGGCTCGCTGACCGAGGACATGGCGCGGACGCTGATCTCGATGCGCTACACGATGGAGATGTTCCTGCCGGTGCGCGACCAGGTGGTCGCGGTCTACCAGAAGCTGATCGACGCCAACCGGGTCGAGAAGCCGGACATCTGGGCCGCGCGCTCGGTGACCTTGACTCCGGAGATGAAGGCGCACGAGGTGGTGATCGGGATCTGGGACTCCGGCGTCGACGCGTCCGTCTTTCCCGGCTCGCTGTGGGTCAACGCGGGCGAGACGTTCGACGGCGCCGACAACGACGGCAACGGTTACGTCGACGACGTCAACGGCATCGGTTACGACCTCGACGGGTTTCCGACGCCCGAGCTGCTCCACCCCGCGGGCGACATGGCGGGCAAGACCGAAACCGCGATGGGCTACATGAAGGGCTACATGGATCTCGGCTCGTCGATCGACAGCCCGGAGGCGTCGGTCCTCAAGAAGCACCTGTCATCGATCGCTCCCGATCAGGTCAAGGGTTTCATGGAGAGCCTGCAGTACGCCGCCCTCTACATGCACGGCACCCACGTCGCCGGCATCGCGATCGAGGGCAACCCGTACGCGAGGGTCCTGATCAACCGCTACACCTTCGACTACCACATCCCGCGCGCGATCCTCACCGTCGAGATCGCGGAGCGGCACGCGCGGTCGTTCCAGGAGTCGGTCGACTACTTCAAGAAGCCCGGGGTCCGCGTCGTCAACATGAGCTGGGGCTGGACGCTCAAGGAGGTCGAGGGCGTGCTCGAGTCCAACGGCGTGACCGACCCCGAGGAGCGCGCGGTCAGGACCCGCGCGATCTTCGGCGCCCTCAAGAAGGGCCTCCATGACGCGCTCGCCTCGGCACCCGAGATCCTGTTCATCACCGCCGCCGGCAACGACGACAACGACGTCGAGTTCGACGAGGTGATCCCGTCGAGCTTCGACCTGCCCAACCTGATCACCGTGGCCGCGGTGGACCAGGCCGGCGACCCCACGAGCTTCACCTCGACCGGGCGCAACGTGGTGATCTACGCCAACGGCTTCGAGGTCGAGAGCGTCGTCCCCGGAGGCGGCCGGATGAAGGCCTCGGGAACCTCGATGGCCTCGCCCAACGCCCTCAACCTGGCTGCCAAGCTGTTCGCCCTCGATCCCGGGCTGACGCCGGCGCAGGTCGTGGAGCTGATGAAGCAGGGCGCGACGCCGCGGGAGGGAGACGCGTCGTTCCTGCTCATCCACCCGCAGCAGAGCGTCGAGCTGCTGAAGAAGAGGGCCGCGGCCGCCGGCTGA
- a CDS encoding DMT family transporter: protein MTRISGAALFAVVVWGASFVATRIALEAFTPFAIVALRLTLGAALLAAVARAGRARLSPGREDAPVTVLLGLIVGAHLLIQAVGLGRTTAINAAWIISFIPVVIALGARLFLGQRLPAVAWTGIAIASLGVMLVSVQEPPDFARARLGDLLQLGSCFTWAAYTLVAVRPLQRWGSLPMTAAPMAVAAAVLWSAVAVDGRLLVAPPGMAGWLSIVFLGLLCSGVAFLLWFRAVSAVGPARSGVYLYVEPFVTLGLAWSVLDEPVMVSAVAGGIAVLVGVSLVHQAGKERM from the coding sequence GTGACGAGGATCTCCGGTGCAGCGCTCTTCGCGGTGGTCGTGTGGGGTGCGTCCTTCGTGGCGACGCGGATCGCGCTCGAGGCGTTCACGCCATTCGCGATCGTGGCGCTCCGACTGACACTGGGTGCTGCGCTGCTGGCCGCTGTCGCGCGGGCGGGGAGAGCGCGGTTGTCCCCGGGACGAGAGGACGCTCCAGTTACCGTGCTGCTCGGCCTGATCGTCGGCGCCCACCTGCTGATCCAGGCGGTCGGGCTCGGGCGCACCACCGCGATCAACGCCGCCTGGATCATCAGCTTCATCCCGGTCGTGATCGCGCTGGGCGCTCGGCTCTTCCTCGGCCAGCGGCTTCCGGCAGTGGCGTGGACCGGAATCGCGATCGCCTCCCTCGGGGTGATGCTGGTCTCCGTCCAGGAACCGCCGGACTTCGCGCGCGCTAGGCTGGGTGACCTCCTCCAGCTCGGTTCTTGCTTCACCTGGGCGGCCTACACCCTGGTCGCGGTGCGCCCCCTGCAGCGATGGGGAAGCCTGCCCATGACCGCGGCTCCGATGGCGGTGGCGGCGGCGGTGCTGTGGTCGGCGGTGGCCGTTGACGGTCGGCTGCTGGTGGCGCCACCCGGCATGGCGGGCTGGCTGTCGATCGTGTTCCTGGGCTTGCTCTGCAGCGGCGTCGCCTTCCTGCTCTGGTTCCGCGCCGTGTCCGCCGTCGGTCCGGCGCGCAGCGGCGTCTACCTGTACGTGGAGCCCTTCGTGACGCTCGGCCTGGCCTGGTCGGTGCTGGACGAGCCGGTGATGGTCAGCGCGGTCGCCGGTGGCATCGCGGTGCTGGTGGGGGTGTCGCTCGTGCATCAGGCGGGGAAGGAGAGGATGTAG